The Papaver somniferum cultivar HN1 chromosome 6, ASM357369v1, whole genome shotgun sequence genome segment TAAACCTAATAAGTACCTTCCCATTCATCAGGAACTCCATTAAGATTAAGTTTTAGTTCTGTTAGAAGGTCCACCCGATACTTGGTTTTCATAAATTCAAAAACTTCATTGTGAGGAAATTCTACCCCATTATCTCGCCGGTACTCCTCTTTTTCCAGTAACTCCGGCAGAGACACCTGGAGGTTTAAAgacttgttgcacgtgctaagtgcatccgaGGTGCCTACGATAAAGTTGTATTGGCTCAATCTACTATCTTGTATTTTAGTTTGAAATTAATGAAATAAGTTAAATCTTTTTTGAGTCTGCTAAACATAACTCTCCACGTCCAACGTTGTGTACAAAAAATGTGTTTGCTACTAACGACGAAGATTAATATGTTACAGAATGAGCTATGCTTACAATTTTAATATCGATTGATACATCTACCACTATTGCTGCTCTCTAAAATTAATAAAAGCTctctaaaattaataaaaagaacTGTACGTTAGGGTTAAGCTCGATCATTCCTGGTAGTGAACCATTAATTCTAGAATACACTTTCAACGATTATGAGGAGAGTACGAATTAAATAGAAAAAGCGTAAATTGTGTAGTAAAGCGTAACAGGTGTGTAAGACTGAAAAGGTCAAACAAATTTTTCAAAACTGGCGAGGAGTAGATACTCGCTAAAAACACTGACGGACCCATCACTGGGCTGAAGGGGGCTATAGCCCGGGGGGATTGATATAAATCTATATTAGGGTGAGTAATCTGTATGCTAGTAGTTGCCTTACACCATTCACTAGCCCTACCTTATAAATGATCTTGGGTCCGTCCCTGGCTAAAAATATTTGAACCACGACTAGGACGTCGCTTCATAGCGAAGACATGCTTCGCTGAATTTCACAAAAGCGAGGTCGCTTGACCTCGCTTTCAttcccttcttctcctccacTACACTCAGCCTTACATGGCTGTCGACATACATTTTTCCCTGATAAGTAGTGAATAGAACGACTCCACCTCCCTGATAAATGAGAGCCGTCCATGAAGAATCACTCCACATCAATATCAGATCTTCATATAATTGAGCATGTGGTCACATACCTTTTTCTATGAAAGCAACCTGTTGAATACAAAAGACAGCTCTACAGGAAACATCAGCCCACGCTCGACTCATTAACTTTGGCTGTGGTGGGGGGGATGGGTCAAAGGCGCAACCCTTATATTAATACAAAGTCACCGACAGATTCATTCTTTCTTTCTAAGATATCATTTCTAAATCTTAATCTCCCTCTAAAAAAGTTTGAGAAGTAATGCATCTATTTTAATACTACATTTTTATCACCAAACTTATGTTTCATATAGTACAAAAATGTGTAGAAAACTTGATAAAGAATAATACAGAAAGGAAACCAAAGAATCTTCTTACAGACTGATTTTACACATTTTGCTTAGTAATAATATTTACTGTTGCTATTGCCGTGTTCTTTGCAGCCTGTCTCCAATGGTCTTAAGCTCGAACTTTTTTACAGAGGCAGCCGCTTTCCTCATCGTCAAGTCAAGAACATAAGGTGCGCCTTCAAAATTCAGTTCAGTACTATTAATATAATTCCTGCATGGCTCACGTCTCTCTGCGATAGTCCCATGATAATGAAAATATTTGATCCGCCTTTCCGTCTTGTGTAGAGTTCTTCCTCCTACATTCTGCGACATGTGAACTCCTGTTGCAAACACGTTTCGTGGTTGAATCACATACTTCCTATCCCTTCTTATTCCTCTTTTAACATCTCTGTAAACTAATTTTTCAAAACCCCATTTCCTGCAATGATAGATAGAATAGAATTTAAGAATCAGAACAATGCTGGAATGAGAATTTCCTTTTATTGATCAGTTCAGGAACTAAATATCATATATATATGGGTAGCCATAATAAAACAAAATGCAAGGATTTGCTTGACAATAATTGTAATCTGTGCAGTTGTGCACAAGGTGGTTCAAAGTTTCATGTACACtgatttttattttagattttatgCATCCAATGAAagcaccaaaatcaaaatcagatttgCTTGACAATAATTGTAATCTGTGCAGTTGTGCACAAGGTGGTTCAAAGTTTCATGTACACtgatttttattttagattttatgCATCCAATGAAagcaccaaaatcaaaatcaaacaccaTATCCACATGACTATGCAAAATGCATTGAAGAAATACAACACAAATACATTCTATAGATTCTAAGAAATAATGTGCCAGTGACTGCTCAACCGTCTCCTTCGGCTTGTGTAAAGAAAATGCAGAAACTAGGTTAAAAAAAAGATTATAACCAAGGGAAAAAAAACATCTGAAGAAGTCACTCCCTGAACACCAAAAAATCATCACCCTACTAATACATCACCAATACCATCTGAAGAAGTCACCCCCTGAACACCAAAAAATCACCACCATACTAATACATCACCAATATCGAAGTACACCCGCAAGTTGTTATCATATTCATTGTTTTGAACCCGTTAGAAAATCATTAAGAGTCTTAACGCAATTCATGTTTAAATATTGAGAATGAATTTTAAACTGACTGAATTGTCAATCAAGGAAAACCTAAATTCTTCAGCTCCAGTCAACTACCATTAAAAATCTAACAAGGCCAACTGGAATTGAATTTTCAACACAAACCTGCTTCTCCCATTTATTCAACCAGTCAATTCAGTCAAGATTTTTTCAACTCAACACTAAATCATTAACATATAAGTATATTTATTCGGCATCACGAGGGTGTGTATAAAAACAATAATGCCCGGGTTCGAGTAAAACCATACATAATGCTCAAACTACTGAATTATCAAACTATAAAGAGTAAACCTAACTTCCCAAACTGTTTATCTATGAAGTTTCAGTAAAAACAAACATGGCTCCAATCATAATTGCAACACCACCGTCATGCCAAGAAATATCAAATAAAATTACAAAGATGGCAAGTAGACATAGTTACCTGGGAGCTTTTCCAAGATCATCAGTGAGACATAGCTTATTAATCATAGGCATCTGTTCAATAGTGAACTGGGAATAATCTCGGAGACTTTCAAGAACAGAACCAATAGTATTCTTAGGTGGTACGTAAATAAATTCATCAACATCAAAAAAGAACATCCACTTGGACATAAACCGATAACGATGTAAGCAATCATTCACAACAAGAAATTGATTATGATAATAGCCATCAAATCGTTCTTGCTCTCTTATATCTTGTAAAGTGACATACCCTTTCTCAATCCAGGGTAATAATACTTGTAAAACATCTTCATGAATCCCACCAGCATCATGTATAATGAAATGTGATTTCTCACCGAATAACTTAACATGATATGCAATCCATTCTCTTACTCTTTGTGGACTCAAATTACCATATAAAGATGACCCACAATAGAGATAATCATATTTCGGTGGTGAATCAAAAACTGAGACATTAAAACTATCATGTTTTTCAATCAATGATTCAATTCTATCAGTataaccaccaccatcatcaccaaagccaccaccagcaccagttgaagcatataaaattaaactaCCACCAATAGGAATTATCGGGTTATCTTTAAAAGTACAgtttacaacaacaacagtatAAACACGACCAAAACCCCAATCAGGAAGAATCTTGTAACCAGTAGTAGTAATAGTAGTAGAAACAGTTTCATCAGATTGAttattactaaggggaacccattCACACTGGTAATGAGGTTTACCATAAACATGGAGAGGCTTGGAAGAAAGACCAATGATGGCAAAACTATTAAGACCACCTCTATAGGAACCCATCTGTATAAAATTATAGGCCGCTGAACCAAATGGATTGAAAGCACGTTTTATAACTCCGTTACCTAGGGTTTCATCTTGTTGCAAAGAAGGTGGCGGTGGCGGTGATTTAAGTGGTGGTGGAGAAAGAATAAGTGACGGTGGTTCTGAATTAGAAAGTTTAGTAACACTACTAACACAAAGACGAAGATCAGAAGGAGACAAAGAGAAACGAGAAGGAAGAAAGTATTGAAGAAGAGTAATAGTTAGACACAGAAAGAAGAGTGCTGTTAATAAGATTTTGATTTCAGCTGCACAATTCCATACTACACCtacaaacatcttcttctgatTATCTCCTCCTTCTTTGTTAGCACccattccttcttttcttttttccaccatttctccgttttttttttttcaaaaacaagaTGAACACCCAGTACATCAAAAATCAACAAAACCCACCATCAAAACCAAGAACCAGAAGAAGACGTAGATTCTCTCTCTGTTTTTCCAAGAAAAAGGatggaaataaaaaatattaattaagagAAACCCAAGTGCTATGGCTCTTggaaagaagaagacgaagattcGTTTGCTATTTCTGTGTTTACTCTGTCTGAAAATGGTTTTCTTTGATTGTTGATAGAGCAAAGAGACTGAGTGAGTGAAAATTTAGGGGAAATAAAAAGGTGCTGAGAAGAATTTAGAATATTAAATTTAAGTGAATTAGTTTAGACTTTAGAggacaaagaaagaaaaaaagaaaaaagaaaaaagaaaaaagctgTTCTTTTTTGAAATAAGAGTTTTAATTTTAAATATCAATATTCCTCTGTAAAAGGCAGAGAATATGTTTTAATGTATGCGGGTACGTAATAACTTACGTTCATCCAATAATACAGTGACATTTGGAACCAAAAGCAAGGTCATGTCTCTGGTCGAAGTCGACACGGCGAAAGTTGTGTAGGTCCTGTTTAAGAGATCATCAAACACCTGTCTCATTAGCTGCCACCGCGCTCCACTTATCCTTCGGGAGATGCTAGCCATACGGGGATTTTATCCCGAGTATTGTCCCGACACAAACAGCCCCTGAGTCAGTTGAagataggggtgtaaattcgggcaggccgggccgcccgacccaaaaactaagacaggccgggcaggccaggcttaatatttgtgagtccgtaaacaaattcaggccggacaggccggtacaagtagataatttgctacccaaagaccgcccaaaacccgctttttatacgggcaggccggatcgggccggacaggccactattttgaaaaaaaattttaagtttaaattttcaaatgaacggtattaaatacaatatcctttcctttccaacatcacatatcgtaagtgatagtattattttatatttaaattacactgacaaatttttaattttagcctatgaTAAATAATTagttagagtacaataaactttctaataagaaaatatattaccattaatgttttgaaaaggttaattataagtaaaaacaattatatattttatttttcttgacacaaaattgacaattataaaactgtaacttttaagtctttttaagaggatattaaatgatcagtggcacatagaaggctttcaggccgggtatcagaccgggcatcataattaatcgcaaagctcGAGACcgtccaataaattaatccagtcCAGGCCGGGTAGCCCGCAActggccataacaggctttggacaATTTCAGGTACAGGCGGGCTTGGATGGATACGGGCAGGCTGAGTTTTTTCGGGTAATATTTACACCCCTAGCTGAAGACAGTTTTGTTTATGTCGGGCACGGTAAACCTAGCATTTCTGCTTAGTAGGCCttctataaattgtacttagcaCTTGAGGCAATAATTTAATTATGTTAGACTTATGATAAATATACCGAGGCAAAGGTCCCAATAACCCCCGACTCCCACTGAGTTGTGGACGCCCCTCACCGGAATTACCAGTGGGTCATTTTTTGTTGGACGAGTTCTACAACTCCGCGGCTCTTGTGATATATATTGCGAGATTTTTTTTCTCAGCTTATTATTATTTTGGATTGTTTTGTCGAATTTTAATAAAGTGTCCTAACCATAAATTATGGTTTAATAAATTAGGCTTGATTTTCCAAAATTTAttaaataggtcatctaatttTGTTGTCTCacgaattttattttttcatgttACATAGGATTTCCTTTTATTTAATTGTTTGATAATCAAGGAACCTTTTGAATAATGGTAATTCAAGATTATAATGTAGTTAAGAGcgaaaataagaaaatacaaagaaacgGGTCATATCGTAAAAGAATAATACCGAAAAATCCGTCAAGAAAAAGAGAATGATTGTCAGAGTaatacaaatacaagtatgaataagatctgaTTACATAAAAGGGCGAATGGTTTTTCTCGGGACTATATTCCaaccattttttttccttctctagaAAGATATATCTCAAAACATGAGTGATTTTCTCAAATATCTTGTAACTAGGGATGAAGATTTtgtagtcaaaaaaaaaaaaaaaaaactatcgatGAAGATTCCATCGTCGGAATAAATTAATAATGAAGATTCCAATGAATATTTCATCGTCGGAGACAATAGAGCTGAAggtttcgtcgttggagagcctccccattgatcttaaaacccaaaCTCGTAACTAAAACCATCATTAAAGCATAGATAAACCTTTAAAAACATGATAGATAAAACCACTATAATAGTGTGGATAAGTTGAAAACATGATACCAACtaacaaactaaaataactaACTAGACTAGAAAGCAAGAAATAGTGAAGAGACCTGCTCAAATCTAACTCAAaacggactagatctgagcagaggAAGAGTCACTGAAAGTGTTTTTGTTAGAAAAGAGGAATGAGTGAGAAAGATGAGAAAAAAGAAATAAGATGATACATATGATTTTAGATCGAGAATATTATCATTGGTTACATTTCAAGTGATCTCAAGTCAGTTTGGTCCATCTATATTTAAGAGGTTTTTGTTTGGTCCTTTTATTAATTGGGAATGGGTCCCTTAACTTAATTATTTGTCTTAATTTATCACTTAAGTTTTTGGCCGTAGATCAATCTATATCCACTCGTTCAATGTGTATGACCTAGTATGGTCAATATTTGGTTTAGCTCGGCTTAAGCCAAGCCGATAATACCTTTTTACCAtaaatattttggaaaatatatcgGTTAATATACCACATACTTAATATATTTGGTTTATTATTCTTATTATAGGGTTTTCTAGGAAACTTGAAATTAGTTCTATCAAAACctaataaatacaaaaatatgGACTTTACTAAGATGGGCAAAGAGA includes the following:
- the LOC113287171 gene encoding galactan beta-1,4-galactosyltransferase GALS3-like yields the protein MVEKRKEGMGANKEGGDNQKKMFVGVVWNCAAEIKILLTALFFLCLTITLLQYFLPSRFSLSPSDLRLCVSSVTKLSNSEPPSLILSPPPLKSPPPPPSLQQDETLGNGVIKRAFNPFGSAAYNFIQMGSYRGGLNSFAIIGLSSKPLHVYGKPHYQCEWVPLSNNQSDETVSTTITTTGYKILPDWGFGRVYTVVVVNCTFKDNPIIPIGGSLILYASTGAGGGFGDDGGGYTDRIESLIEKHDSFNVSVFDSPPKYDYLYCGSSLYGNLSPQRVREWIAYHVKLFGEKSHFIIHDAGGIHEDVLQVLLPWIEKGYVTLQDIREQERFDGYYHNQFLVVNDCLHRYRFMSKWMFFFDVDEFIYVPPKNTIGSVLESLRDYSQFTIEQMPMINKLCLTDDLGKAPRKWGFEKLVYRDVKRGIRRDRKYVIQPRNVFATGVHMSQNVGGRTLHKTERRIKYFHYHGTIAERREPCRNYINSTELNFEGAPYVLDLTMRKAAASVKKFELKTIGDRLQRTRQ